The genomic DNA AGCTCCATGTTTTCCATTGACTTATATATAGTCGTTATGGTCTTCTTTTTCTCCCCCTCCATGTGAAGGGAAATGTTTACTTTGAAGATTTCACGTTTCCACCCAAATCGAGATCTTAATTTTCCCGCGGGAATATAAAATCACCACTTTTAGCTGGATTGGCCAAGGTTGCACTACTCATGATAGTGAAGTCCACTGAGAaccattttcaatggaagaCATCTCAGACATGCAGACAtgacctttttttctttttatgtttttttgcTCCGACACatatacttttaatttaaggACATATAGACACATGACTTAATTAAGCTCATGGAAAACTCCATGGTCCTTTACCGAACCGTCCCTTAATCTTTCTGGATGATCAACATATGGAGTCTGCCACTAATTGTCAATGCAGCGGTCCCCATATTTTAAGGAATAGACCCGGCTAAAGGATTGGATGATCTTTCATGTGCATAagggaaggaaaagaaatctaAGGGGGGATTTTATGACTTCATCTCATGGAAACCGCGCTTAAGCCATCATCATCCATAAGTAGTATCTCTGAGAAGATAAAAAGCACAAGTACAAGAGAATCGCTTAACAGAAAACAGGACAAAGtaaaatccatttcctcgtcGTATATATCCTTATGCGAAAATTGAATCCCGAGTTTTTAGTCAGCCGGACCTCACCAAAGTACCGTAAACATATATGAACAAAGATTAGTTATGACAAATACTGAATCAGATGTCCCTGTCTAACTTACGCATAGAAATTCAAGATTAATTTCACAAGGTCGACCATTACAACATCCACACTTTCTATTGCCCTGGATTCGTCTTCTGAATTCCAGGATCATTAGGAAAAATTACATCTGCACCTCTAGACGGATCCGTCACGCTCTACATAACCTATTTCTGTTGACGCGGACGCATTTTTAACTACGTGCTACTAAGGTTGCACCAAATTGTCACTGACTGCACAGGCAAAAAATTACACTTCCAAGAGTTTAAGACATCTGATGGAACATGATGCGACTTTTAACACATGAAGAGTAATTATGGTCGATGTCAACTGAAGACAACCTTCCGAAACTTGGGGCTCGGAGGCGTTTCAAAACCTTCCCCGAGCTCTGGACCGAAAGCCCGTTTACTGCTACAGGGGCTGAAGCCCCATGGAGGAATTGGAATGTCAGAAGAGTTCATTTTGGGAGGAGGGTGCTGCCACTGAGGCAGCGGGCCGGCCAATAGCAGAGTCTGAAGCAGAGGCCCGGCCTCCAGCACTGCCTGCAAGAGCTTCCCTTTCTCAGGCAATGGCTTCTTTTTCTCCCTCTCCTTCCCAGCCATTGCCTCGAGGGCTTCTTCCGtcagtgaagaagaagaagtatgggaggaagaagaaggagaagaagaagggtcTTCTGTGGAGACTTCTTCTTCAGCTTGGCTTGAAGATTTGGAGGGTTTCTCTGAGAGGAGAGACCGGTATTGAGAGATAGCTTCATCCCTTTCCTTAATGGCTTTGCTCAGGAGGTTCCTGAGATGACTGAGTTCAAGTTCTCGGGCTGTGATCTCTTCTTTAGCTGACTCAGTTGTCTTCTCAAGCTCTAGGGTCGTGTACAGAAGGGCTTGCTTCAACTCCTCCATTCCCTGCAAGCGTCGAAAACAGAACCGAATGAGCTAAGCCCCGATTCCAAGCTCCATAGACAAGGTCTTTTGTCAAGGGACGACGGACATGTTTTCTGTTTTCTTATAGCAGACAAAAATTGAGGTGAGATTCTGTGTGgcggaaaatttattttcagctAGAAAACCCGAAAACTGAAAATATTCTAGGAAAGCAACATTTTCCAGGACCAGAtgccattctcacataacagAAGATCGAATAGGGAGGACATACTTCGATATGATTCGAAGCAAATCCATCGAGCAAAGATAAGATATCATTTGTTACCTCTTCGGCATTGGAGTACAAGTACTCCCAGCTAAAGGGGCAGCACTGATCCTCCATTGATGAAGTGCCTATGATAATGGATAAGGGATTTATGTGATTGGAGAAGTTATGATATTATATGATTTGGTAGCTTCCTTTTTATAGTAGTAGGAGGGAAGAAAGTGCTTATAAGCTTTTTCCTTGTTCATCTGTCCTCTTAACACACAAGTTCAGCTTATTCTAACTATGAAGTACTTTCAGTTATTTTTTAATCTAGTCGATTGGTTGAAACTAATTCTCAGCCTAAAAACATTAGCATTGTGAGATATCTTTGTCTATCGGCTAAAACTAATATTGCAAAAAAGTGGACTTATCCTaatcacaaaatatttttgactGATAGCATAGTGTTAATGATTATTTCTTTGGGATTAAATTCCGATGTTTTGGTCTCTTTTTCGTACCACTGAGGAGAAGCAAAAGCGTGAGGCCAAACAGGATCAGAGGAAAAGGCCAAAAGAATAGCGAGAGTCTAAAAGGAAAAGTGTGCAAAACTTTAAATCAGTAGATTCTTATGCACACTTGAGTGGGATAAGTTAGATTGCCTTTGATTTTCGAGTTGAATAATCCAACCCAACTTAATTTTGTACAATAATTATAAGtgtttataaatatattaatgtgtaataatatatatatatatatgaaagtagatgaaaaatttatcattaaaaaattaatatgtatatatagatatgaaagtagataaaaaatttactgttaaaaatttgattataaaaatgattttaaaaaagtatgtgagagaatttactatttaattaaagaaaaagataaaaatataatgattgtgttgttgaattaatggaaaaataaaattgaatcgACTAAGATTTAGATTTGAAACTCAAATCAAACCTTGTTGAGCGTGTGAAATCCAAATGAAttatagtgtgtttggttttagagttgagttgagttgaattttgattttaattggtttgtaatgattgtgatgttgaattatgagaaaaaatatgaaaaataatgaatagttaaaaaaaagtaatgattgtattgttgaattgtagaaaaactaataaatagtttagaaaatttattattaaaaattgaattgaatggctaaaaaaattgaagaaaaatggaaaagtaataattgtgttgttgacttttgttgtgtagtgagtatagttaaagttagagttaaaattttaaaatcgaaTTTAGAAATTAAACAGCCATAAAAATCgaccctaaaaccaaacaggtACTTAatctcttcttttatttttattttttattcccCTAAATCTTCCTTTTCTGTTTTAGAAAATGCTGATAAAGGGCACTGGAATCCGAGAACGCCCGTATCCGACAAGCAATGTGCCATGACCACTAACCGCTGGGGGAGGAATACGAAATGCCCAACAGCGAAATGAGAGCTTGATTCGCAAGCCATCCTGTACTTGTGTTTCTTCTCAGAGAATCTAGTGGAATTGTACTTTTAATAAGTTCGACGTGCGGTACAATTAAAACGTTTTTTTCCTCAAGAATCATGAGGATTCATTCATAACTTAAAAGAGTACAGTAAAAAATGCTCAAGAGGAGATTACAATATCAGGAAAAAAACATATTGGATCCTCCCTGACAACTACGTGAAAAATTAAGGTAAAAAACACCAAGTATATTACCACAAACAGATGTAACATCATCCCGATGTTCCGATCAAAACCCCTGCCATCCCACAAGGATAATCTCACCAACGTAATAAAGTGCAAGTGTGCTGGCATAACAATTTATTATGCACGTGTGGTTGAGATCAGGGTTCTTGTATATTGAAAGAATGCAACTAATTGGAGTATTTCCTGTGAGGACCAGAAAGAAAGTCTAAAAATGAAGTAGAATATTATAGTATAATATTGCCAAAGTTACTGAACCATCCaccaaaagaatataaaagaaaaatgaaatgaaaaagaaaaagaaaaaccaaggAAATTAGATAAGGGATAGGTTTTCTTGGCAAGACAAGGGTGTTTTCAGTAAATTGATTGACACTAATTTTTATTCCGATGTCAAAGTCTTAATCATAAAGTGCTTTCAGCGGGTTTCAGATCTCTTCATTACGGGTAAATATGAGTCAGTAGTTGAATCCCTAGCTCTCACATTAAACgcagcattttgcattcgtTGTAAGTTTAAGTGTATTCCTTTCTTGCGATCTTGGTTTTGAAATCTTGTTATAAGATTTCACATTGTAAATCTCATGAGAGCTCTATAAATTCCAATAGTAAATGACACAAAGCCCCGCCCATCAAATTGTGGTTTGCAATTTGTGTGTTGACTCAAGCGTCGAGCGCGGTGCGTGCCCTTGCATAGCATAGCAATATAGCAATTCTTTTTGACTTATTGCTAAAGGAATAAAATAAGTGCATGCATGGCTAAGAAAGAAACCGAAATTTAGAACATCGTTTGTAAGTTTTCAGACTATTAAAGGACAAGCAATCATTTGACTCGAATTCTCTTTTGCTGCATTTCAAATGTTCAATTAAGATTTCATCCCTAAGCCTCCAGatgattaattagtttattaaACATGTCGAATGCAATGTCTACAAGAATTTAACAAACATAACTATCTAATTAACCCCCTCGGCCTAAGTTACGGATTTTATTGCAATTAAgtatatgtattttatttgGCACTagcccttttatttttcaattcttaCACCTAAAAACTCGTACCACATTCGATGAGGTTGTGAATCCATCGTGCAACCTTGTTAGTTGCAACTTTTCAATAACTTTGCTCAAATACGGTTGATATCTCTCTCAAATTTGAGTTAATTTCTCTTGCGTTTCGCACCAACATCATGTTCTAACCCTGCATTGGAGATTAATTTTCTCTCTTGCATAAAAACTAAGCAAAGTACTTTTTTCGGTGGTTCTAAGCAAAGTACTTAAATTAAAGCATTTCCTTGCACTAGCATTTGATTGCAAGCTCAAAACATTatgttattaattattaattcagTCAGAGAAAGGAGCTGGGCAACTGAAAATTTTTCCCCACCCATGTTGTTGAAAAGGGGTGAACAGTGGGGACATCACGGACCCATCTCAGAGAACAAAATTTGTCCTTTTAATCAACAAaattcaaaaggaaaaaagaaaaaaacataaacaaCGGTTTCAATTTTTCGGTCGATTTGTCATACACAGACATAGATCTCACTATTTAATTATGCCTTTCTCATCAATCAGAACAGAAGCATTTGTTAGTACTGAGCCCTGCAATTTGGTAGCCCATAGGTCTAGATAAGCGACGTAAAAGCAGCCATTGAATCGAGTGGATTGTACATTGACTATAGCTAGCAATGGATGCTGCTGGCATTTATCCAGTGATCCAACCTTAGAATTTCGACTATTTGAGGAGACCGTACTAATATAGTTTATACATCCACGCATCCATATCGTTTCCATAGCATCACTTACTGTAATATTGATTCAGTCAATTTTCATCACCTACACTGTAAATAATGACcatatttcatttcattgttCAGGAAATCAAATAATAAGATCGATTGTGCTCACTACGGATGTACGTGGTAATTCTCCATCTGGTTTAGGTATCCATTGTTAGAgatttaaatttcattttatcgCATTCTGTTATATCATTTTACCTACATATAAATAGCCATGTATAGCCAGCCTAAGTAATCACCTAGCCGAAAAGCATATGGTTCTTTCTACATCCATCACATATTTTTGATACGTCTACTCTTCCCTCGTTGTCTTTGTTATCTTCGGAAGATGAAGCTCATGCATTGCATCAAAATATGAATGCTTCGCCTTTTGGAACACATTCACGATACCATATGCCCACACTAACGTTAACCATATTAAAATCATTCATGAAATCAACAAGAAGGCTCTGCTCAcgatttttgttattattcaattaattaagaattatGTGTACGATGAAAAGCATTTTATTTGgtgtaataattaaaagaaaatttcccCTTTTGTTCTCGTTGGTGCTCTAAACACGGTTTGGAGAGATAAAGAAGTAATGACCTTTTGGCCAcgattttcttcctttttctcctcTCGTGCATGTGATGTTGTGATCAATATCGGGACCCATAAATCCCGTATATATGTCACTTTTTCCTCGGTTTGCTTTGCTGCTCGTGATAAGAATGGTTAATCGGATAATTACTAACATTATGAAGAAGTGTATTATACTATCTAAATAAATTTGTCTTTTCCAATCAGCaaacatattttattatgcTAAACTGATCATCAACAGGGCGATCCGAAATGATtctattaaaatttcaaaaaggtCATGGTGGCCAAGACTTTTATGAATCGTAGCATGAATTAACAGGATCGATCTCCTATTCCTTGTGATTGTTTCACAATATTGGATTAAGCGGGTCCAAAGTTAACTAATTGTAGATGACTAGTTGCAAGTTTTTAAACCGGAAATTATAGGCAACTCTTTCTCTTGGGACGAAATCGGTTTTAGTTTCTGTTTGGCAAGTTCGGAGTTCCTTATCTCTATATTTCCAATCATGTAATTTATCTCAGTTTAATATTTCCCTACTATATTAGTCAATTTCCTTTGGTAATTAGCTCTGCCCGATTTCTTCTACATAGGTGAATCCT from Punica granatum isolate Tunisia-2019 chromosome 2, ASM765513v2, whole genome shotgun sequence includes the following:
- the LOC116195021 gene encoding uncharacterized protein LOC116195021, whose translation is MEDQCCPFSWEYLYSNAEEGMEELKQALLYTTLELEKTTESAKEEITARELELSHLRNLLSKAIKERDEAISQYRSLLSEKPSKSSSQAEEEVSTEDPSSSPSSSSHTSSSSLTEEALEAMAGKEREKKKPLPEKGKLLQAVLEAGPLLQTLLLAGPLPQWQHPPPKMNSSDIPIPPWGFSPCSSKRAFGPELGEGFETPPSPKFRKVVFS